A part of Candidatus Moraniibacteriota bacterium genomic DNA contains:
- a CDS encoding VOC family protein, with the protein MAEEKGNAVGWFEIPVVDMERAMKFYETVLEVTLSRNQVGEIDMAWFQMTDGKGAAGSLVFHKEWYKPSAEGVLVYFTAYSGDLSNELSRVEMAGGKILAPKKAIGEYGFMALVLDTEGNRIALHSKI; encoded by the coding sequence ATGGCGGAAGAAAAAGGCAATGCGGTGGGGTGGTTTGAGATCCCCGTCGTCGATATGGAGCGGGCGATGAAGTTTTATGAGACGGTCTTGGAGGTGACATTGAGTCGCAATCAGGTGGGAGAGATCGACATGGCGTGGTTTCAGATGACGGATGGGAAGGGCGCCGCGGGGTCGCTCGTCTTTCATAAGGAATGGTACAAGCCGTCGGCGGAGGGCGTGCTGGTGTATTTCACGGCGTATTCGGGCGATCTGTCCAATGAGCTCTCGAGAGTGGAGATGGCGGGTGGCAAAATTCTTGCTCCGAAAAAGGCGATTGGCGAATACGGTTTTATGGCGCTTGTCCTCGATACCGAAGGAAACCGCATCGCGCTTCACTCGAAGATTTGA
- a CDS encoding prepilin-type N-terminal cleavage/methylation domain-containing protein — MKQQKGFTLMEILLVIGLLAVLAVVVFVALDPAKRFQDTRNARRTTDIQNILSAVHTYVNDTKGTFPAAITTTERQIGTAATGCAIATGGCAVSGATDCVDLGTALGSYLKSIPTDPNGTVALTGYSIVRDANNMVTVRACNAEGGMTILTSR; from the coding sequence ATGAAACAGCAGAAAGGTTTTACGCTCATGGAAATTCTCTTGGTTATCGGTTTGCTTGCCGTATTGGCAGTCGTCGTTTTTGTGGCACTCGACCCGGCAAAGCGATTTCAAGATACGAGAAATGCGCGACGCACGACGGATATCCAAAACATTCTCTCGGCGGTGCATACCTATGTAAACGATACCAAGGGGACGTTCCCGGCGGCGATCACGACGACGGAGCGGCAGATCGGCACGGCGGCGACCGGCTGCGCGATTGCAACCGGCGGATGCGCGGTTTCCGGAGCGACGGACTGTGTGGATCTCGGCACGGCGCTTGGAAGCTACCTCAAGAGCATTCCGACTGATCCCAATGGCACGGTGGCACTCACGGGGTATTCCATCGTTCGCGATGCCAATAATATGGTGACAGTCCGCGCCTGCAATGCCGAAGGCGGCATGACGATCCTGACGAGCCGGTAA
- a CDS encoding type II secretion system protein, whose product MKVLCNERNRVGGFTLIEILLVIGMIAVLATVVLVALDPAKRFRDVRDAKRSTDVQSILSAIQTYIVDNQGAMPAGLTTTEKQLGTAVSGCAIATGGCAVAATGDCVNFSATLAKYLKTIPLDPNGGTAALTKYSVAVDANGIVTVKACSAEGGTNISVSR is encoded by the coding sequence ATGAAAGTACTTTGTAACGAAAGAAATCGAGTTGGTGGATTCACGCTTATTGAGATCCTCTTGGTTATCGGCATGATTGCTGTCTTGGCGACAGTGGTTTTGGTGGCACTCGATCCAGCGAAACGCTTTCGTGATGTGCGCGATGCGAAACGATCGACCGATGTGCAATCGATTCTCTCGGCTATTCAAACGTATATCGTGGATAATCAAGGTGCAATGCCAGCAGGTCTCACAACAACCGAAAAACAACTTGGCACCGCGGTTTCCGGATGTGCCATTGCAACGGGTGGCTGTGCTGTCGCTGCAACCGGAGACTGCGTTAATTTTTCTGCAACACTGGCGAAGTATCTCAAGACAATTCCTCTTGATCCAAATGGCGGCACGGCGGCTTTGACGAAATATTCCGTCGCAGTTGATGCAAATGGCATTGTGACGGTCAAAGCCTGTTCTGCAGAAGGTGGGACGAATATTTCCGTATCCCGATAA
- a CDS encoding LytR C-terminal domain-containing protein encodes MFNTKEILFITPSAIRGFSIRSGKVNEIVNLSWTTENVRAVLGTARAALGRNVRLLVGEQFTYVATFLLPKDANYASLEEERIAVRDLAEKFIPENLMESAWDYQEISLPDISLGRPVQVVALVASFARVVVPALKEAGFRIPVTLPESCAVARLFVDWEEPLLLVYKGDFFFVAGVVRGRVLSSTTSLQELTFETVESVGRFMKDRFGFSSSRILFTGSCTENDLVNFDRTKAERAGFSIEFSDKSALLGLATKKDVSGNDPSVLSVELSVVEKGDDTEESSETESKTNERFRPHALDERTSSERLLGQQTAAYAQIPRRTKVLAMLFVVVVLLGGGTIILLRKKQAISLNMRDNTPLEQSETPSIEDAPSLDTKDEGSVSSPASVPSEEDVPEVTHASFRVVLENGSGISGAASHLKEDLVAEKFVISAIRTAESSHAVSFVRAKALVPEEFLDELLANAGLDFSLERRRDISEDAGEDVVLVLGSDVSGSL; translated from the coding sequence ATGTTTAATACAAAAGAAATTCTCTTTATAACGCCGAGTGCCATACGGGGCTTCTCTATTCGGAGTGGGAAGGTGAATGAGATAGTGAATCTTTCTTGGACGACTGAGAATGTAAGAGCGGTATTGGGGACGGCGCGTGCGGCACTCGGTCGCAATGTGCGACTGCTTGTTGGTGAGCAGTTTACATATGTTGCGACATTTCTCTTGCCAAAAGACGCGAACTACGCATCTCTGGAAGAGGAGCGCATCGCCGTGCGGGATCTTGCAGAGAAATTTATACCGGAGAATCTCATGGAAAGCGCGTGGGATTACCAAGAAATTTCTTTGCCGGATATATCGCTCGGGCGACCGGTGCAAGTTGTGGCGCTGGTCGCATCGTTTGCGCGTGTGGTAGTGCCCGCTCTCAAAGAAGCGGGGTTTCGTATACCGGTCACACTTCCGGAGTCATGTGCGGTAGCGAGATTGTTTGTTGATTGGGAAGAGCCCCTCCTTCTTGTGTACAAAGGCGACTTTTTCTTTGTGGCGGGTGTTGTGCGAGGTCGGGTGCTTTCGAGTACAACATCACTTCAGGAATTGACATTTGAGACAGTAGAGAGTGTCGGACGTTTCATGAAAGATCGATTTGGATTTTCATCTTCACGGATTCTCTTTACTGGTTCGTGTACGGAGAATGATCTGGTGAATTTTGATCGAACAAAAGCTGAACGCGCCGGGTTCTCGATAGAATTTTCGGATAAGAGTGCGCTTCTTGGTCTGGCGACGAAGAAGGATGTGTCTGGAAATGATCCGAGTGTCCTTTCTGTTGAACTCAGTGTGGTCGAGAAGGGTGATGATACAGAAGAATCATCCGAAACTGAATCAAAAACAAACGAACGATTTCGTCCGCATGCGCTCGATGAACGAACGTCTTCCGAGCGATTACTTGGACAGCAAACAGCAGCATATGCGCAAATACCTCGACGGACCAAAGTGCTTGCGATGCTCTTTGTGGTAGTGGTGCTCCTTGGAGGTGGCACTATTATTCTTCTTCGGAAAAAGCAAGCAATTTCATTGAATATGCGTGATAATACTCCTCTTGAGCAGTCGGAAACTCCTTCGATAGAGGATGCGCCATCGCTTGATACGAAGGATGAGGGGTCAGTTTCCTCGCCTGCTAGTGTGCCGTCAGAAGAAGACGTGCCGGAGGTTACCCATGCGAGCTTCCGAGTGGTTCTTGAAAATGGAAGTGGTATTTCTGGCGCAGCATCGCATCTGAAGGAAGATCTCGTGGCAGAAAAATTTGTCATCTCAGCTATTCGTACGGCCGAATCATCACACGCAGTCTCGTTTGTCCGTGCCAAAGCATTGGTTCCGGAAGAATTTCTCGATGAGCTCTTGGCGAATGCCGGACTCGATTTCTCACTTGAGCGTCGTCGAGATATATCGGAAGATGCTGGAGAAGATGTCGTCTTGGTACTTGGGAGCGATGTTTCAGGTTCTCTTTGA
- a CDS encoding type II secretion system protein, producing MKRLSKRIHTQRGFTLIEMLLYVAVAGIVLTSLVAFGWNMIGIGTKNGTHHDVVSNARLASEKLTFFIREATDIDTANSNFGVNIASTSGSKVTLRGIAPSDPIVIDVSNGTLRVALGASAPVALTSSNIVVSSLVFTNASSVDGASKNIGFILQLGTTSGSGRFEYASSTAIRSSAELRSNPL from the coding sequence ATGAAGAGATTATCAAAAAGAATTCACACACAACGAGGGTTTACTCTTATCGAGATGCTCTTGTATGTTGCTGTTGCTGGCATTGTTTTGACATCGCTTGTCGCTTTTGGGTGGAATATGATTGGAATAGGCACAAAGAACGGGACGCATCATGATGTTGTCTCGAACGCTCGACTTGCTTCCGAGAAACTCACGTTTTTTATTCGTGAGGCAACGGATATTGACACGGCGAATTCGAATTTTGGCGTGAATATCGCGAGTACTTCTGGATCGAAAGTGACCCTTCGAGGTATCGCGCCGAGTGATCCGATTGTTATCGATGTCTCAAATGGGACGCTTCGGGTTGCACTTGGTGCCTCGGCGCCTGTTGCTCTTACATCGAGCAATATTGTCGTGAGTTCATTGGTTTTTACTAATGCTTCTTCTGTTGATGGAGCGTCAAAAAATATTGGGTTCATACTCCAGCTTGGTACGACTTCAGGGAGCGGTCGTTTCGAATATGCAAGCTCCACTGCTATTCGGTCTTCGGCTGAACTTCGATCAAATCCTCTTTAA
- the recO gene encoding DNA repair protein RecO, with amino-acid sequence MQLSYTAIVLKKRDTGETDRMYSLLTLESGKVRAIARGVRKPVAKLAGQLETINLASLSIMRNRGRGNIAGALAEEFFPNVRRNETSLRAALEAVSAVDARVEEDEVDSELFALLLNFLRSLEIVSVLPRENADEEVRFLEKVFLLSQGFFWKFLSRLGYSVEVRLCAAGREALLPGERYFFSPDLGGIVCSRHCEMAEIALPFGENAVKFLRILFANALPSLPKLFIDRETTLLLRRALKSFLDWTG; translated from the coding sequence ATGCAACTCTCCTACACGGCTATAGTTCTCAAGAAGCGCGATACGGGCGAGACAGACCGGATGTATTCGCTGTTGACGCTCGAGAGTGGGAAGGTGCGAGCGATCGCGCGGGGCGTGCGGAAGCCTGTGGCGAAGCTTGCAGGGCAACTCGAGACAATCAATCTCGCGAGTCTTTCGATTATGAGGAATCGTGGGAGAGGGAATATCGCGGGTGCACTTGCCGAAGAATTTTTCCCGAATGTTCGCCGAAACGAAACATCGCTTCGTGCAGCGCTCGAGGCGGTGTCGGCGGTTGACGCAAGGGTTGAGGAGGATGAAGTTGATTCGGAGCTTTTTGCGCTTCTCTTGAATTTTCTTCGATCGCTTGAAATCGTGAGTGTGCTTCCGCGGGAGAATGCGGATGAAGAAGTACGATTTCTTGAAAAAGTTTTTCTGCTTTCGCAGGGATTTTTTTGGAAATTTCTGTCTCGGCTTGGCTACTCGGTCGAAGTACGTCTCTGTGCTGCTGGGCGAGAAGCGCTCCTTCCTGGTGAACGATATTTCTTCAGTCCTGATTTGGGCGGAATTGTGTGCTCGAGACATTGCGAGATGGCAGAAATTGCGCTTCCCTTTGGGGAAAATGCGGTGAAATTTTTGCGCATACTTTTTGCGAATGCGCTTCCATCGCTTCCGAAATTATTTATCGACCGCGAAACGACCCTCTTGCTTCGTCGTGCGCTCAAAAGTTTTCTCGATTGGACGGGATAG
- a CDS encoding AAA family ATPase, whose product MGRVVVVCGQAGVGKTTLSVELSKKLNIFCLHKDTLKERLFDLLGGGSLKESRNAGMISMELLFHLAEESIRNGVDIMIESPFNHPSNPGIFERWQNDLGVDMKIIVCELKDEVERKKRFSERVASGNRHHSHQDFDRNWVPSNFDYSIMPDPKLFLDMSQSHETNVGHALRFLQDS is encoded by the coding sequence ATGGGTCGAGTTGTTGTTGTGTGCGGGCAAGCCGGCGTGGGGAAGACGACGCTTTCTGTTGAATTGTCTAAGAAACTGAATATTTTCTGTCTTCACAAGGACACTCTCAAGGAGCGTCTATTTGATTTGCTTGGAGGAGGTTCTCTCAAAGAAAGCAGAAATGCAGGGATGATATCCATGGAGCTTCTGTTTCACTTGGCAGAAGAATCCATACGGAACGGTGTTGATATTATGATTGAGTCGCCGTTCAATCACCCATCGAATCCTGGAATTTTTGAGCGATGGCAGAATGACTTGGGCGTTGATATGAAAATTATTGTTTGCGAGCTTAAGGATGAAGTGGAGCGTAAGAAGAGGTTCTCTGAGAGGGTAGCTTCAGGAAATCGGCATCATTCACACCAAGATTTCGATAGGAATTGGGTTCCGAGCAATTTCGATTATTCTATAATGCCCGATCCGAAACTTTTTCTTGATATGTCGCAGTCTCACGAAACAAATGTTGGTCATGCCCTTCGTTTTTTGCAGGACTCATAA
- a CDS encoding isoleucine--tRNA ligase encodes MFKKVDSKMNLPKMEEEILDFWEEEKIFEKSVTNREGSPRYTFYDGPPFATGTPHYGHIVGNILKDAVPRYWTMRGFQVERKWGWDCHGLPIENIAEKELDIKHKKDIEALGVAKFNEFCRSKVLEFAAEWERIIPRIGRWADMKHAYRTMDRDYMESVWWVFKELWDKGLIYESYRSMHICPRCETTLSQQEVSEGYVTVKDLSVVAKFELVDEPNTFVLAWTTTPWTLPGNVALAVGEDIEYAIINKKDLEYRSRLNPDSGERLSDSPIRPGKYIVARNILQCNLSANAGLTELRDIFDDASGLNDDILAHLSWEEIYKKYDVELVKGADLVGKSYKPLFDYYEKDKNLENRENGWKIYAADFVNTEEGTGVVHIAPAFGEDDMNLGKEKNLPFVQHVNMDGTMKEEVRDFAGRDLSEKAKGKVEEVREIDIDVKRYLEKNDLFFASRKYEHSYPHCWRCDTPLLNYATSSWFVKVTNVKDRALELAKNIQWSPEHIKEGRFGKWLEGARDWSISRQRYWASVMPIWKCECGEMSVFGSAKELEDASGKKIEDLHKHTVDAITVLCRKCKKEMHRIPDVLDTWFDSGSMPYAEMHYPFENREKFETGFPAQFIAEGVDQTRAWFYYLHVLGVSLRDSNAFQHVIVNGTVLAEDGKKMSKKLKNYPDPMGIVEKHGADALRFYLLSSPVVAAENFNFSERDLVDSTRNSFRMLWNTYSFFVMYANIDEWKPKGASVTSENLLDRWIQSELQVLIKEVNSAMEAYELNRAVRALVPFFDHLSNWYIRRSRKRFWKSEDDADKDDAYQTLYDILVTLSKLMAPFTPFIAEEMYRNLTEKESVHLEDFPVADEGLLDENLLVKMDMIRDIINDALKERSIARVKVRQPLHFLEILYKDGEHPLRDLEKEFLDILKEEVNVKEVRLEQSSLQSLNDPLLRGWMLSLDTEITPELRLEGEAREIIRAIQEGRKKAGFNVEDRIVLGYSGEETVFAFSGDASQSVPNLKETIEKEVLATEVKNEALPDAEYSEEVNIEGEKFTFWLRRV; translated from the coding sequence ATGTTTAAAAAAGTTGATTCGAAGATGAATTTGCCAAAGATGGAGGAAGAGATTCTCGACTTTTGGGAGGAGGAAAAAATATTTGAGAAGTCGGTGACAAATCGCGAGGGATCGCCGAGATATACTTTTTATGATGGACCGCCCTTTGCAACTGGGACACCTCACTATGGTCACATTGTAGGGAATATCTTGAAGGATGCTGTGCCGCGGTATTGGACGATGCGCGGGTTTCAGGTTGAGCGGAAATGGGGATGGGATTGTCATGGTTTGCCGATAGAGAATATTGCAGAGAAAGAACTTGACATTAAACATAAGAAAGATATCGAAGCGCTTGGCGTCGCGAAATTCAATGAGTTTTGCCGATCGAAAGTTTTGGAATTTGCTGCCGAGTGGGAAAGGATTATTCCGCGCATCGGACGGTGGGCAGATATGAAGCATGCCTATCGAACCATGGATCGTGACTATATGGAATCCGTATGGTGGGTGTTCAAGGAACTCTGGGATAAGGGACTTATCTATGAGAGCTATCGATCGATGCATATTTGCCCGCGATGCGAGACGACGCTTTCACAGCAAGAAGTTTCGGAGGGATATGTGACAGTGAAAGACCTATCGGTTGTGGCGAAGTTTGAACTCGTTGATGAGCCGAATACGTTTGTTCTTGCATGGACGACGACGCCCTGGACATTGCCAGGGAATGTGGCTTTGGCAGTTGGGGAGGATATTGAATACGCCATTATCAATAAAAAAGATTTGGAATATAGGTCGAGACTTAATCCGGATTCAGGAGAGAGATTGTCTGATAGTCCAATAAGACCTGGAAAATATATTGTTGCGAGGAATATTCTTCAGTGTAACTTGAGTGCCAATGCTGGTTTAACAGAATTGAGGGATATATTTGATGATGCATCAGGATTGAATGATGATATTTTGGCGCACTTATCTTGGGAAGAGATCTATAAAAAATATGATGTTGAACTTGTGAAAGGCGCTGATCTTGTTGGGAAGTCTTATAAACCACTCTTTGATTATTACGAAAAAGACAAGAATCTTGAGAATAGAGAGAATGGCTGGAAGATTTATGCGGCGGATTTTGTGAATACGGAGGAGGGAACAGGAGTGGTGCATATTGCGCCGGCGTTTGGGGAAGATGATATGAATCTTGGCAAGGAAAAGAATTTGCCATTTGTCCAACATGTAAATATGGATGGGACAATGAAAGAAGAAGTAAGAGATTTTGCTGGAAGGGACTTAAGTGAAAAAGCTAAAGGGAAAGTCGAGGAAGTCCGCGAAATAGATATAGATGTGAAAAGATACTTGGAGAAAAATGATTTATTTTTTGCTTCAAGAAAATATGAACATAGCTATCCGCATTGTTGGCGATGTGATACGCCGCTTCTTAATTATGCGACTTCATCGTGGTTTGTGAAGGTGACGAATGTGAAAGATCGCGCACTTGAACTCGCGAAGAATATTCAGTGGTCACCGGAACATATCAAAGAAGGGCGGTTTGGCAAGTGGCTCGAAGGTGCGAGGGATTGGTCTATTTCACGACAGCGGTATTGGGCAAGTGTGATGCCGATATGGAAATGCGAGTGCGGAGAAATGAGTGTATTCGGATCGGCAAAAGAATTGGAAGATGCAAGTGGAAAAAAAATTGAAGATCTTCACAAGCACACTGTTGATGCAATAACTGTTTTGTGCAGAAAATGCAAAAAAGAAATGCATCGCATTCCTGACGTGCTCGACACGTGGTTTGATAGCGGGTCGATGCCGTATGCTGAAATGCATTACCCGTTTGAGAATCGTGAGAAATTTGAAACGGGATTTCCAGCGCAGTTTATTGCAGAAGGCGTCGATCAGACGCGCGCGTGGTTTTATTATCTTCATGTTCTTGGTGTCAGTCTTCGAGATTCAAATGCATTTCAACATGTGATTGTGAATGGTACGGTGCTTGCCGAAGATGGCAAGAAAATGTCGAAGAAACTCAAAAATTATCCCGACCCGATGGGTATCGTGGAGAAGCATGGTGCAGATGCGCTTCGATTTTATCTCCTGTCGTCGCCGGTAGTTGCTGCAGAAAATTTTAATTTTTCTGAGCGAGACCTTGTTGATTCGACGAGGAATTCTTTCCGAATGCTGTGGAATACGTATTCGTTTTTCGTCATGTATGCGAATATCGATGAATGGAAACCGAAAGGAGCATCGGTAACTTCGGAAAATCTTCTTGATCGATGGATACAATCGGAATTGCAGGTACTCATCAAAGAAGTGAATAGCGCGATGGAAGCGTATGAACTCAATCGAGCAGTGCGCGCTCTCGTGCCATTTTTCGACCATCTTTCTAACTGGTATATCCGCCGGAGTCGTAAGCGATTTTGGAAATCGGAAGACGATGCGGATAAGGATGACGCGTATCAAACGTTGTATGACATATTGGTCACACTCTCGAAACTCATGGCGCCCTTCACGCCGTTTATTGCGGAAGAGATGTATCGGAATTTGACGGAGAAAGAGTCGGTGCATTTGGAAGATTTTCCGGTTGCTGATGAAGGATTGCTTGATGAGAATCTTCTTGTGAAGATGGATATGATTCGGGATATCATAAATGATGCTTTGAAAGAAAGATCTATCGCTAGAGTTAAAGTTCGACAGCCACTGCACTTCTTAGAGATTTTGTATAAAGATGGTGAGCATCCTTTGAGAGACCTTGAGAAAGAATTTTTGGATATTTTGAAGGAAGAAGTGAATGTAAAAGAAGTAAGACTGGAACAGTCTAGTCTCCAGTCACTCAATGATCCGCTGCTTAGGGGGTGGATGTTAAGTCTCGATACCGAAATTACCCCCGAACTCAGACTCGAGGGCGAGGCGAGGGAAATTATTCGCGCGATACAGGAGGGGCGGAAGAAGGCGGGATTTAATGTGGAGGATAGAATTGTATTAGGATATTCCGGGGAAGAGACAGTCTTTGCTTTTTCTGGGGATGCGAGTCAAAGTGTTCCGAATTTGAAGGAGACGATAGAGAAGGAAGTGCTCGCGACAGAAGTGAAAAACGAAGCGCTTCCCGATGCAGAATATTCGGAAGAGGTAAATATTGAAGGAGAGAAATTCACCTTTTGGCTAAGACGCGTATGA
- a CDS encoding histidine phosphatase family protein, translated as MKNTVFFLVRHGEAEHNILDVASSFPERHSYHLTDEGRRQVAARAEELSRESIDVIFFSPITRTRETAIVIAEKTGAPSFEDMRLREPGYGVFEDGPWTTLTAKYPPPRRRLETDGTDGVENFAIVRERLISFRDFVLSEHRGERIVIVSHGDTLQLLHGILVGLTLEESVLSEDRHRFHRGEMLKVEM; from the coding sequence ATGAAGAATACGGTATTTTTCTTGGTACGGCACGGGGAAGCAGAGCATAATATTTTGGATGTGGCGAGTTCGTTTCCGGAGCGGCATTCGTATCATTTGACCGATGAGGGGCGTCGGCAGGTTGCGGCGCGCGCCGAAGAATTGTCTCGCGAATCTATTGATGTCATTTTCTTCTCTCCGATTACACGGACGCGCGAGACGGCTATAGTGATTGCTGAGAAGACGGGCGCGCCCTCTTTTGAAGACATGCGATTGCGAGAGCCAGGCTATGGAGTATTTGAAGATGGCCCGTGGACAACTTTGACAGCGAAATATCCGCCGCCACGGCGACGACTGGAGACTGATGGGACAGATGGTGTCGAGAACTTCGCAATCGTTCGAGAGCGACTCATATCTTTCCGAGATTTTGTGTTGTCTGAGCACCGAGGGGAGCGCATCGTGATTGTCTCACATGGAGACACTTTGCAATTGCTTCATGGGATTCTTGTCGGACTGACGCTTGAAGAGTCGGTGTTATCCGAAGACCGCCACCGCTTTCATCGTGGAGAAATGTTGAAGGTAGAAATGTAG
- the rpmG gene encoding 50S ribosomal protein L33: MGAIKENMVKLRCSECKKIVGHTRRNKKKVKEKLSLQKFCKSCRKHTLQTESK, encoded by the coding sequence ATGGGTGCGATCAAGGAAAACATGGTGAAGCTTCGTTGCAGTGAATGCAAGAAGATTGTGGGACACACGAGGCGCAACAAGAAGAAAGTGAAGGAAAAGCTTTCACTTCAGAAATTTTGCAAATCGTGTCGCAAACACACTCTGCAAACGGAGTCGAAGTAG